The nucleotide window ggaatatcgcggttgaaagaccgccgcgtggattcgtgggtcgtaatggcatgggcgtgtttctgttggcgtggaggtggagaatttgtttccgcatgtttatcgctgacctttggtgtggcgggattgtgtaggtgtctgactttcggcagattccgtgatgtgtcataatagctgtggcgggctcccgctgccgcggcggtgtattggcagtcttctgcacggcggtaagcgccttttaccgccaatgttgtaatgacccccatagtgctttagGCACAACAAAAAGAGGAGCAGCCAGAACTGAAACTCCATCAGTCAGGTTTCCACACTGGGCAACTTCAGGATGCTTTTTAAACTAATGCCCTCAATATTCCTGATTTCAAAGGAGATACTGGTCACTGCCCATAGAAAGGGAGAAGAGCTATCTTACtatattgttttcttaaaaaaataacatGTCTAATTCTTCATGGCCCCAGTGCTTCCTACATGGCCCATCCATCCAAAAGATGTGTTGTGATCATCTGTGTTTGTAGAGTGAAGCCCTACTTTTCAAAGTATTCTCTCATCCAGTGGACCTTTCAAGGCGTTCCCTCTATCAGGGGACGTTTCAAGACGTTCTCTCATTCCCTGGACATATGTGTTGATATGTTCTCATTCCATGGGTATTTTTGAGGTCTTATCTGTTCTGGTGCGAATAGTAGCTTGTTCCTGGCCAGCATCTGTCTGAATTCCTGCACATGTGTGATCAAGAGGGGATTCTAAAGATGTCCTTAAATTTCTCACCGTTACTGAAAATCCACTATCTATCCAAAAACTCCCTTGATCAGTTGTGCCATTGAACTGTGACGTGTCATTATCAAGACTGCCAGTCGTGCAGTCGTGATGTTCAGGATAGCAGCAGACACTCCGGATTTGATGCTTGCCTCGGAAGTCTTTGTAAAAAGAGTTGTACAGTGAACAGAAAGGTGTTCATTTAACACACATTCGCCAGGACATATGCAGTGGTACTTAGTTTGTAAATCCCTGTGGAGGAAAAGATCACAGTGCACAAAAGACTTGTGCGTTAAGTGTACAGTGAAAGTGGGAGCCATGTGGCTGCATGGAAAGGCATTGCGACCCCAAGCaggaaaagagaaaaatgccaCTGACATGTATACAGAATCAGTGTGAGCCAGGGACATTGTATTTTACAGCATCAAGAGACCCCTCATTTTGTGGGATTGTTTCGGtataacaaaaaaaaatgcaacatgGTGTGCAAAAATATGCTCCCAGTCCAGCATTCAGTTTTGCCTAAAGTGAAGCTTTATACTGGCGGATGTGCTTTCAACAAACCTATCCTTGTCTGCAGGCAGGGATTATTTAATCCAGTGTGTGGTCCTCCACCAGGCGGGTGGGTGTGAAGACCTGTATGATACTCTTATCCTGGAGGCCTGCCAATCCCACtgaaaacaaccattggcaaagccaataggtctcacctatgcaagaaaaCGAAATTATAAGCACAACGCCAAACCAAGGCAATGGCATTGTCTAAGGTTACAAATTGAATAAAATTTAAATTGAATGACCTTCTGCTGGATTTCACTTCCAACTGCAATGCTTCTGAGACTAAATTTTTAGATCAGTGTCTAAGTGCCAAAAGAGATGCCAGAGATTTTATACACACATCACCTTAGCCATGATTTATCAAGAAACCAATGACAAGGAGTGTTGTGACACTCTCTTGGGAATGTAAGTGCAACTCCTGAACCACGTTTTGGGACTCATATTAATTTGCAATATAACGAAATGAtttattatcaatcaatcaataaaagaaaaatacatgttTATTGTAAAGTAAATTAACATTACACAATACATAATTCTCTTAAACACAATTGTACCATATATGATTCTCTAAAAATCAATACGAATATTGCAAAGCCACTAAAGTGCAACCTGAGCTAAAAAGAGATGCCCTGAATAAAAGAAAACCCAACATGCTGACTGCTAACAAATATACAAGCATACAGAAGTTATTAATAAAAGCAATCTCTCCAATTAAGATATAAACAATCTGCGATTTTTGCAGTATAAGAGAGAGAATATGTATGAAAATGAATCATCATCACAATTTCTCCAGATAGAGTAAACAAATCAATATGCTTCCCCTGAAGTACCCCAAGGCTCATTAGTCTTTAAGAGAGATAGGGCTTTCTCCATAAATTGTACCAGACTCTGGACCTGATTTAGAAtgcagcagacgggttactccatcacaacgatgataTAGTAACCCTTccccaaggtctaaatcaggtccTCTAGCTTTTGGAGGTCCTCTCCTCTCAATGCATATTTCAGGTCATCCATTACCCAGTGACACCTCTTTTTGATGAAGAGCTGTCTTAGGCATCTTTTGATGAGCTGTCTTAGGCATCTTTTGATGAGCTGTCTTGGGCATCTTTTGATGAGCTGTCTTAGGCATCTTTTGATGAGGTCTCTTAGGCGTCTTTTGGTGAGTTGTCTTAGGCATCTTTTGATGAGGTCTCTTAGGCATCTTTTGGTGAGCTGTTTCAGGCAGCTTTTGATGCGCTGTCTTAGGCATCTTTTGATGAGCCGTCTTAGGCATCTTTTGATGAGCTGTCTTAGGCATCTTTTGGTGAGCTCTCTTAGGCAGCTTTTGGCGAGCTGTCTTTGGCATCTTTTGGTGAGCTGTCTTAGGCATCTTTTGATGAGCCGTCTTATGCATCTTTTGGTGAGCTGTCTTAGGCATCTTTTGATGAGCTGTCTTAGGCATCTTTTGCTGAGCTGTCTTAGGCATCTTTTGATGAGCTGTCTTAGGCATCTTTTGGTGAGCTGTCTTAGGCAGCTTATGATGACCTGTCTTAGGCAGCTTTTGATGAGCTGTCTTAGGCATCTTTTGGTGACCTGTTTCAGGCAGCTTTTGATGTGCTGTCTTAGGCATCTTTTGATGAGGTCTCTTAGGCATCTTTTGATGAGCTGTCTTAGGCAGCTTTTGATGAGCTGTCTTAGGCATCTTTTGGTGAGCTGTCTTAGGCATCTTTTGCTGAGCTGTCTTAGGCATCTTTTGATGAGCTGTCTTAGGCAGCTTTTGATTAGCTGTCTTAGGCATCTTTTGATGAGCTGTCTTAGGCATCTTTTGCTGAGCTGTCTTAGGCAGCTTATGATGACCTGTCTTAGGCATCTTTTGCTGAGCTGTCTTAGTCATCTTTTGATGAGCTGTCTTAGTCATCTTTTGATGAGCTGTCTTAGGCATCTTTTGATGAGCTGTCTTAGGCATCTTTTGGTGAGCTGTCTTAGGCAGCTTTTGGTGAGCTGTCTTAGGCATCTTTTGATGAGCCGTCTTGGGCATCTTTTGATGAGCTGTCTTAGGCATCTTTTGATGAGCTGTCTTAGGCATCTTTTGGTGAGCTGTTTTAGGCAGCTTATGATGACCTGTCTTAGGCAGCTTATGATGACCTGTCTTAGGCAACTTATGATGACCTGTCTTAGGCAGCTTATGATGACCTGTCTTAGGCATCTTTGTTGCTGCGATAAAATTACaatacaaatacatacaaaatGCAACAATCATTCTCATTTGTAATCGCACAGGAGACGTTGTTTTGAATGGTCTTTGTAAGACGGCCATGCTTGCCTGAAATGCATTAGGGAAGAGAATAGAAAGCAACTGTGGATAAATGGTTGTGTCActgatttggccaggtgcatttttTTTAAGTACTTTGCATCCACCTCCTATGATTTTATCAGGTACAGAAGCTCTGTCCTGTCAATTTAAAGGtcatctgatgtcacttgctggtatGTTCCCTGACATAAAAAAAACTCACAAGATACTAACAAGTGACTATTTGAGCGAACATGACTCTTAGAAAGATATTTTTTGAATGAACCAGTCTCCAGCTGGTTTCTTGCATGACCTTTTGTTTAGTAATGTGAAGTTCAGGACTCTCACCTGTATTATTACATTTTCGTCCAGGCCTAGTTAAATGTCAATGGAGGTCACTTTTGCATCTCCATGATTGTGACCAAATACCGCCATTGAGCGATCTGCTTTgttgcagcagaaacatcctgcACTGCAGTCACAAGGGCctatgtgatggatattccatccccCGTATTACAATttttataggatataatggaatcgtaatatggaaAACAGGATCTCTGTCACATTTGTGGAACAAtaaccccatccgtcaaactctaaattaggccgtaAGTAAGCTCTGCCATGCCTGCAGCGCCCCAACCACCTCTGTTTCATGGTAGGGGCTGCCAGTCGCATGTTGCATTTGGCTTGTCAGCATATGTTGTTTTTCTGTATGCGCATGGACGGTGATTTAAGGGACCTACAGTAGCAGCAAGAAACATTGTCCTTCCTAGCCCTGGCCTCAAGGCTCTTGGAGGCAGCACTATCAGTAGAAATTAAACAgtatcttttctgtttttttacaatTCCCTAACCATAGAAGGAGCTTTTGTGGTGCCGAGTGTGTAACAAGTGTTGTAGCTTGAGGCAGAAGGGCTACAGTGCTATTAGAAAATTCCACCCAccaggggcagaatgttctaaattagAAAGGAAGAATCAGAAATACAAATACTGGAATGTAAAAGCAGAAGGCCTTTAACAGCCATTAGAGGCCCGGAGTCAGTCACTCGTCTTCAATGGATATCTCTACTTACAATTTTCTAATCTCTCAAAAATGCTCTGTTGCTGGTTCTATTTGCTAATTATTACTGCAGTTCAAGCTTTGAAGTGGCTTTTCCACTGTGCCAATTCTCATGCAATACTACTGGCTATTACTAATGACTGTGTCCTTCCTGAGACCCTCTTAACCGACAATAACATCACTTTATTTTCTGCATCAAGGTCCATGCAATGGAAATATTTGCAGGATTTGTGGAACAGTAGTTCTTGTCACACATCGCATCCACACAAGGCATTGACTACAAATATTTTCTgattcataaaaaaaaatacataaaacacaatatgTGACAAACATTAATCCTGGGACATAAACACAGTATGACTGGAACAAAAAACACAAATCTGTTTACCAATTTACTTAAGAAAATGTGATTTTACGAGGTTTGACTAAAAACAAACGTTAATAAAGTAAGAAatgctttttttactttttacccaCTTTAGAAGTGTTTGAAATCTTATTTTATTGTGAAACAATGAACAATAGCACTGTggactatttttagtaacaattccTTTCAGAATATTCCACTCCTTCTCAACCTTTACAAAATGATTGGCCCACACCCCAAGATTTTAATGAAACATGTTTATTATATAAAAGTATGAAGTAGGACTGAATGTCTTGAAGGCATTTGCTAATGAGCCCTGGATGCTTAGAGCTTTGAGGTATATGCCCTGTTAGATGGGTGCAAGGGGTGACTTCACTCGTCTGTGCCCCGCAGAGCCCTGTACCCTTGGCTCTGTCTCTTATAATATCTTCTCTGCACAAGCAGTGCCATGGCTGCCAGGAGGGAAGTGCCGCAGAGGGCGCCAATGATGGTGGAGCTGGAGGAAGTGTTCTGTTTTCTGCCAAATCCTTCTGGCTGCAGTGACATTCCTGAAACACAGAGCAGTATTGGTTAATTAAATTGCAAATACGAGCTAGACCAAAGAGTCCAGATTTATGTTATGCTGGGATTTTCTATTcaacgcaaatcaggatttgcaatGCATTATTTGCTAAAAATAAATCAAAGTTTTGCTATGCTCTGCTTTGTATTACTTTGCGTCagggttttcatttctccttgcttttcctactttgcatgtgtgctgctttgtgctgcTTATAAGCAAGAAAAAGTATTATGGATAGTTTCTGTACTGGAAGCGTCTCCTTCGAGGACACAAACTATTCCTTACAGAACGCGGCCACCCTTGTACTATGGGGCACGCTGCGCATGTTGGTGCACAATCGCCCAAAGGGTGGCAGCGCAGGGAGATAGGAAAATCCATCTACCTACTATGATCTgatgctctcctgctctctgcctTTCACGCAAAGCAGTGCAACGACTCTAGCCGCTGAGCTGCGTGGATTTTTCAGAAACATGGGTGAAAGGGTTCAGTCCATCTTGTGTCATGTTTTACAATGATTTTAGTTCCCTGTTGGGCAGTGAGCAAACTGCAACACACTGCAGTCAGTAGTGTAAGTGTGTTCACAGACATGGTCCTTGAGCATTAACATACAGTAAACAACTAATACTATGCACGTATGAGGCCACTCACAGTGACTGAGTGTAGAGCCTGAAGTGTAGATGAAAAGCAGAGAGTTCCTGCCCCCACCTCCTTCTTCTCCCCAGTGAATAAATAACTAGGAATCCTCCCCTCTTGCATAATATCACTCTTATAAATGGGAACCTTGACGGTTTGGGTGCAATTCAAGatattctgtttttttgggggatttTCATTAAACAGTAACAGCGATATGAAGAGCCTCATAAGGTGTACCATTGTGCAGGTTAGAGCAATAATATCAACAAACAGATACAGAGGTTGGGTGACTGACAATCGAGATAGCAACAAAATAGCAGTTCAAGGAGATAAGTATTCAATATCAACTCAGTGGATGAGCTCAGACTTTTAGAATTGGGGGCTCGTACACAAACTGGGGGAAAAGAAGGAGGGGACGGTATGGGACTGGGATGTAACTAGGCAGAGTATTTGTATGAGTGCACAGGGCCCCCATACCAGCCTCAATCACTGGTGCCGGACTCGATCTCCATTGTAGGGTGAGGGTTCGCTTGGAGAAGAGGAGAGCGAGGCTGGCAAAGCGTGCTCAACCCTTCGTGCACTTCCCATGATTGAAGATGCCCAAGACACAGGCCTCCCATGAGTACATGTCAGAAAGTTCTGTTACTTCACGGAGTGTAGTGTGGACCGAGTGCCAATATGTGGTACGAGCTGGGCACAATCATAGCATATGCTGACGGTCTGTGGCAGCGCGGGCAGCTCAGGCGAGTAATGGGGAAATATCGGTTGAGTTGCTAAGGTGTTAGGTAGGCCTTGTGTAGGACTACGAACTGTATGCTTTTAAAGCACGCATTGCGAGAAATGCGAAGTGGAATCTCTAGCGCCTTGTCCCACTCAGTGTCATGAAGAGTTCTATGATGGAACCAagcatgcggcaaccacgcatgcctgaacaacgtggtcggaacaacaaccgcgttatttccacacatgcctttaccacgcatgcctttacaacgatttttcgttgtaaaggcatgcctagaaaaggcatgtgtggaaacggcatgtgtggttgtcgcatgccaccccccaccctaaaaacagaagtaccctgacccccaaccttaAAAACGACCCCGATaccccccacccatcctgagccctaaaaccgaccaccacccccaaaaataaaacctaacccctaaaaacaaaattactccgacccgccccacctctgcccctaaaaacacgACCCCtcgcctgccctgaatacaaaattaccccaaccctcgcccctaaaaacctgacccccccacccgcccttaatacaaaatgaccctgacccccacccctaaaaacccaccccctgCCCTAAGTACAAAATCACCCCGACCTCCCAAAGCCCCACACCTaataacccgcccccacccaccctaaatacaaaatcaccCCAACTCCCTCACCCCGACCCTAAAAACccaacaacccccacccaccctaaatacaaaattaccccgactcccAACCCCTACAAACCAGCCCGCCCACCCGCGTAAAAACATAACTACCGTAACCCCCAAAtagaaaattactgtgaccccccacccgcccctataaAACCCAATCAACtgaccgccctaaatacaaaattaccccgacccccacccctaaaaacccgaaccccccacccccaatacaaaattacctgacccccacccctaaaaacaaaataaccccgaccccccacccctgccctaaaaaccaatGTACCGACCCCCCGGCcccttaaatttttttaaaaaaacctaaccaccccaaccccttcacccccgcccctccctaaaaactacccccaaccctgctccagccccacttacgtgaccacgtcctctcccgatggatcttccttcttctctgccttaaccaaccgtgtgcattgttcagcacaggCGTGGTTAAGGCAgtgaaaaaggcctgcgttgttcaggcaagcgtcatTCTGCTTGCATGAACAACGCAGGCGTCGTTCCAGACGCGTTGTTCCGAATCTTTCCCGTTATGAAGTGCCCGTTCGAAGTGGACCTCCCATGTGTCTCTTAGCGATGTCAGTGGAATCCCTGTGTGTTCCTCAGAACCTTGTGTAGCAAAGTAATTAGGTGACAACCCCTTCCCATGTGTAATAAAGTCTGTAATTCAGAGTGGTCTGGGGCTCCTCATCCCAAGAGGCCCAAAGGGTGCAAAACATGtgttgcagttggtggtatgtcaTGTATTGACCCTGGGAAGGAATGAGTTGGTTGAGAGAGAGGAAATGTCCCTCCGCAAAGAGGTCGCCGACAATGGACTGGAAGAAGGCGTGCTGGGGTGCTTAATCAGCTGAGGAATGGAATTCTAGGGGACGCGGCAGGCCCTTATGCTGGGGCATAAGATGAAATGTGACAGGTAAGGAAAGCAATTCTTTTGGGATACTTGTGAGCTATCGCGACCTGCAGAAACTGCAGGGTCTGAGGGGTAATCCCAGGCAGAAGTAAACTCTGGAGCATTTAAAGAGGCAGGGGGCTGGATCCTGCACAAGTTTCATCTAAATTGCATTCTGCGATCCATCACGAGATCCTCTGGAGCTGGGCTGCCCAGTAGTAAGCCTCAAACTAGGGCGCTCAAAGACCACCCTTGCCCACTGGTAACTGCAGTGTGTGCAGCGCAATGCAATGGTGTTTGGTGCCCTAGATCAGCTCTCCGAGCATCGTGGCCAAGTTGTGGAAAAAGTAACAGGGGAGGGGAGTCAATGGGCAGGTTGGCCAAGTGATATGGGGGCAAccaacagctcaaattaagcacacttAATTAGTCCCAGTAAGATTACTGGTACAATTGGGCTTTGTTTAGAATAAGACTGATTAAACAACTATCTTATCCGAAAATATAATTACAGAAATATCATAAAATCTGAAGCAAGTTCTTAATGCACGCATTAAGTTTGCTTGGAACAGTTGATTAGTACATATCAAGATGTATGGAGTGTGTGATATTTCTGCTGGTAACTTTCAAAACTTTTATAAGCTatacataataaaataatttaGTCTCTGACTTAACAGAATGTaggggatgtgtgaacccaccttgcatcaatggatgcaaggtaggcgtacccatccaaaaaatgacgctatagccatagtgccatatttatccccccatgctaaaatgacgcacgggtgggaggaggaacAAAATAATGACATTAAGCTTGCTTAACCTCATTATTTAACACCAGGGTGAGCATTAagctacctgtggacccatttccatagccaaacgccatggaatgggcccacaggtacccaccccaagccccaggaacacccctacccacaccagagggacaccagaggaagggggaccccattgtaggtaagtagggtaagtagggtaagtatgggtaagtaataTGGTAATTCTTTATAAAGTGACACTGGGGGCCCTACCATGGGGTCCCttgcatgacacagggtgcaatggtcatccCCAGGGGACACTGgacccctgtgctggtcattggggtggtggagatgactcctgtctttgcaaagacaggagtcatgtttttgaatggttgtgcatctggaaatgacgcaaggctggttagtggcatttttcttgcctctaaccagcccagcataattttttttaggcaaaacacccttcacccctaccgccacccccacccggctaccggcttttttttttacagtagcctaagcttagcgccggcttgcagcattccataaatttgtcgcccggctggcgctctggaaagACGCAAGCCgacagtaaactttttgatgcaaaactgcgttagagcagttttgcaccaaaaagtataaatatggtccttggtCCGTTAACTCTAGGGAGCTGTTCACAAAGTGATACAAGGTGACTCCAGTGCACTTAAAAAAGAGTAACCCCCCGAAGTACATCAGTGTCATAACCTCTCCCTTCCCCCAACTCCATCTCTAAATGTCACGTTTAAAAACACTataaaactataactcatgccctcgccatgcactgctaattacgccacaaattacaccactcatgacatctttgataacatcattgataatatcgatgtaatatttgcagtaacatttttgacaaaaagactgtgcatggcagtggcgcaagctattgttaccttagggcacaatttatagttactcaagataactaactataacaggtgaatttctatggttttgtacatttaaaaaatgtgagcctaactataacggctctgtaacctttggttttttaagtgaatttccatattttttctatttcctaactataatgtccctgtaccctttggtgtttttagttacatatatatatatatatatatatatatatatatatatatatatatagatgtataaatatatatatattttacctactggatgtcaccagtaggtagttatagttaggacctaatttcaatagaaaaagtgttctttgacttgcctatatctttggcaaagtttgacgaatcttcacaaacttttcccaaacatttgtgcaagaatcttgttgtgcatgggaaggtacaaggtgatccatcaagcaggggccgagaaaagggggtgtcaaaatagtgcatttcccatgttaattcttataggagttttgaacatgactacagcccaaaccacttgacggaattacaccaaatttgacagaaaggtagcttttggttcacagattatgctttttgtaatatggtgtaaatccattcagtaagttaagagaaattaaaggaaaatcaAGCTAGAGATGGGAACATTTCGCAAATCCTCCGATCTAGGGCAGAGATCTGATTTGCtcccaacacttcaatcaggaaattTTTATAGGCATTTTGTGACTCGGCTtcagtcatttaaaaaacaaatttaaaaaaaaaagaaaaaggggcaaggTAGTACGTTAACCCTAAGCCATAGCCCTGGTTCAGGGGTACCCCTGGTacacccccagggcaaaaaagcatttttttttatttgctaataTTTGCAAATTtcgctgtgaattaaaaaaaaaaaaaaaaaacggactgCTGTGTTTAAAAATGCAAGGGTGGACCCGGTACTGGGGGCATTACAGGGGACAGAAAAAAGTAGGAGGTGCATGGGGCTCCTGTGCtaggaccaccagctccccagggcaaTGCTTCATGAATATGCAGAGTGTCACGTGACCACCCCTGTGcagcagggaccaccaccttccccgggctaaagataaaatagtataattGGGGATCCTGTGGACCCCCCGGTgctggggaccaccaccgccccgGAACTATATTTTCGAGATATGTGGGGAGCCGAGCAGCCCCCAcgcgccagggaccaccaccttcctggtgcAACATACTATTTAAATAATaggggccccggggaccacccacACTCTAGGGCTGTTTATGAAATATGAGGGGGTGCACTGCCTCCCGCaaactagggaccaccacctccccagggcaacataTACATTTATTAATGGGGGTCCTGCAGACCCTCCCTGGCCCCCAGGTTCTCCCCCACCCGGGGCAATGTTGTACAAATATGCAGGGGGCCGAgcggccccagcaccctgggaccaccacctccctggagcaccaTATAACATAAAAGGGTCCTGGGGACCCCCCtgggccacagggaccaccacctccccaggcctacaAATATATTTAAGAAAGGGGTTCGTCCCAGACccctggccctagggaccaccacgtTCCTGGGGCCAAATTGAAAACAAGCAGGTGAGCCACAAAACCCCCTTTGTGGacccatatatggccctggggaccgacaTCCCCAGGGACCAGCTCCCGCTACATCCGAGGTGTCCACCCTCAGAAAGGAGCTGTTTGTTTTtatttggtgggagctgacagctcccgccaagcaaacgcAACcataactccgctttcagcaagcgggagctttaaaaatgctcccgcttACTGAAAGtggtgttttcatctctttccctgcccgctaacatgcgggtagggaaagagatgaaaaccttGCTCCCACAcgtagggagctgctatttaaagcagctccctgcgtgtgggagcaatgccgaCTTAACTAGGACATGGGAGCCGGTGGGACTGCAGTGGCCTTGAGGGTACCTGCGGCCAGCCCCtgcagcacatggccaaaggccgtgcatatcacaggtttgggtggggatttgattggctgccaacactttgaccaggaagtgttgtcagccattttgagatgcggcttcagccaagtcccaaaaaaaagcaacaaaaaagcaaagggTGCAGGGTAGGAACACCCTAATCGCCtggccttggtccaggggtcccgcTGGGGCTCCACCAGGGCAAAAACGCATTGTTTTAAATTGAAGGCAAAATTTGCGAATAATCGTGAATTGTACTGTGAATTAAGAGAAAAAAGTGTGGTCTCCATGCTTGATTTTacttttgcccctgggtgggctagGACTAGGTGGCATGATACCTTATAAAAAATTGAGGCATGGAGCGCAAGAGTCCCTCTTCCTAAGGCTTTAAAAAGCCCTGAGgaccccaccacctccccggggcaggaTGTGCTCAATATGCAAGtgggccacatggacccccaccaggcCCGggcgaccaccaccttcctggggctagatATTAAAATGAATACGGGGGCCCTTTGAACCCCCCGGgcccctgggatcaccacctcctcagagcTATATTTTATAAATATGCAGGGGTGCTGCGCTGACCCTCCCAggctcaggggaccaccacctccctggggccacatAATTAAAAAGAATGGGGGCCCTGCTGACAAtcctgggccccggggaccaccatctccccgggaccAATAACTTACTTAAAAGAAAGGAGCGGGGACTTGCGGCCCTCCTCCTGGGCCATATACAGTCCTGGGGACCTCCTCAGGGCCAGCTCGTACTGAACAAAGAAGGGGGGCTGCGCTGCCCCCTCCTAGAGCCATTTATGGCCCAGGGCACCTCcacaccccagggctggctccagctgtcTCGCGAGGTACCCACCCACTGGAAGTAGCTGTGTGTTGAAAAAAAAGAATCCCATTTTCTTCCTCTAcataaagacatccatatgaaccaatcagaATCCTTCCTTAGGGTGTGCTTCCTCTCCCATGCCTCTCGTGATATAAGCTTGCAGGCGTTTCAATTGACCGCAAAAAAAATACTTGTTTTATACCTTCAATAGAAAAATACATAATTAATTTTCCTACCATAAACATGTCTAATGTTCTATGTTGTGAA belongs to Pleurodeles waltl isolate 20211129_DDA chromosome 9, aPleWal1.hap1.20221129, whole genome shotgun sequence and includes:
- the LOC138259561 gene encoding small proline-rich protein 3-like; the encoded protein is MPKTGHHKLPKTGHHKLPKTGHHKLPKTGHHKLPKTAHQKMPKTAHQKMPKTAHQKMPKTAHQKMPKTAHQKLPKTAHQKMPKTAHQKMPKTAHQKMTKTAHQKMTKTAQQKMPKTGHHKLPKTAQQKMPKTAHQKMPKTANQKLPKTAHQKMPKTAQQKMPKTAHQKMPKTAHQKLPKTAHQKMPKRPHQKMPKTAHQKLPETGHQKMPKTAHQKLPKTGHHKLPKTAHQKMPKTAHQKMPKTAQQKMPKTAHQKMPKTAHQKMHKTAHQKMPKTAHQKMPKTARQKLPKRAHQKMPKTAHQKMPKTAHQKMPKTAHQKLPETAHQKMPKRPHQKMPKTTHQKTPKRPHQKMPKTAHQKMPKTAHQKMPKTAHQKMPKTALHQKEVSLGNG